The following nucleotide sequence is from Candidatus Jordarchaeales archaeon.
CACCTTGATCACGACAGCCTTCGCTCAGGCCCTGAAAAACAAAGTGCCAGTTTACATAGTCCCGACAGATTACAAAGAGGGCGAAGTCGAGACCACCCTACCAGTAATAGTTGACAGGGATAAGTGCGTTGGTTGCAGCTTCTGCCCTCCAGAAGAGTGTTGCCCTAAAAGCGCCCTCGTAAGGGTTGAAGGAAAACCCAGCGTGAACTTGTTAAAATGCGTCGGCTGCCTGGCATGCGTTAAAGCTTGCCTTTACGAGGCTGTGGTCTTCGGTAGGAGAGTGAAAACGTTCGTTCGAAGCGTAGACGTGGAAAACGTCAAGAGGTTGTCAGCAATAGGCGGAGTTCATGTTTTAAGTGATCCCAAGGAAATAATCCCCCGCCTAAGGAGGGACCTCCAGCTTTGAGAGTGCTGCTTGTTACAGGCCGTCTCGCCGAAAAGCTAGTTAAGAAATACTGTGAAGGC
It contains:
- a CDS encoding dihydromethanopterin reductase (acceptor), producing the protein MLRLAWGITGAGHFMVETFEVFLQLKKSYNVAVTTFLSKAGEEVARMYGVFEKLKEISPGGYYQEVVLEREEGASFPKAGRFASGKYSAFIVSPATSNTVAKMALGICDTLITTAFAQALKNKVPVYIVPTDYKEGEVETTLPVIVDRDKCVGCSFCPPEECCPKSALVRVEGKPSVNLLKCVGCLACVKACLYEAVVFGRRVKTFVRSVDVENVKRLSAIGGVHVLSDPKEIIPRLRRDLQL